A region of Rhodanobacteraceae bacterium DNA encodes the following proteins:
- a CDS encoding Aspartate aminotransferase encodes MPKLAARTGRAKPSAIMVIADKAKQLKAEGKDVVNFSIGVPNFLPGAHVYQAVRDWMSHDSGGYGSNRGAPELLDAIVAHYKQSGLDGYTRNNITVGIGAKQVLYNLCEALLDEGDEIVFAAPYWTSYVDIAEILGAKATILACPPEQHYKLTPAQLDKALASNPKVFLFNNPSNPTGMVYTKDEIAALAEVLVKHPNTWIIADDIYNRLVFDGIGYHNFVQFKPGLRERTFIMDSLSKTYGMPGWRVGFVAGPEAAVKALVTLNSNHITCLPEIVTAAAIAALNGPQDVPTAKREDFSRRRDEVVRALESIPGVKCPRPQGAFYAFPDISVAFGKSHNGKPIDNDIDFCKALLEEKFVATVPGSAFGEPRSLRISYTCAPEQLQKGLARIQSFFAELGDARAERARAVGA; translated from the coding sequence ATGCCCAAGCTCGCCGCCCGCACCGGCCGCGCCAAGCCCAGCGCGATCATGGTCATCGCCGACAAGGCGAAGCAACTCAAGGCTGAAGGCAAGGACGTCGTCAATTTCTCGATCGGTGTGCCGAACTTCCTGCCGGGCGCCCACGTGTATCAGGCGGTACGCGACTGGATGTCGCACGACAGCGGCGGCTACGGCAGCAACCGCGGCGCACCCGAGCTGCTCGACGCCATCGTGGCGCATTACAAGCAGAGCGGGCTGGACGGCTACACGCGCAACAACATCACCGTCGGGATCGGCGCCAAGCAGGTGCTGTACAACCTGTGCGAGGCGCTGCTCGACGAAGGCGACGAGATCGTGTTTGCGGCGCCGTACTGGACCAGTTACGTCGATATCGCCGAAATCCTCGGCGCGAAGGCGACGATCCTCGCGTGTCCGCCGGAACAGCACTACAAGCTGACGCCGGCGCAGCTCGACAAGGCGCTGGCCTCGAACCCCAAGGTGTTCCTGTTCAACAATCCGTCCAATCCGACGGGGATGGTTTACACGAAGGACGAGATCGCCGCGCTGGCCGAGGTGCTGGTGAAGCACCCCAACACCTGGATCATCGCCGACGACATCTACAACCGCCTGGTGTTCGATGGCATCGGCTACCACAACTTCGTGCAGTTCAAGCCGGGATTGCGCGAGCGCACCTTCATCATGGATTCGCTCTCGAAGACCTACGGCATGCCGGGCTGGCGCGTCGGGTTCGTGGCCGGCCCCGAGGCCGCCGTGAAGGCGCTGGTGACGCTGAACTCCAACCACATCACTTGCCTGCCGGAAATCGTGACCGCCGCAGCGATCGCGGCGTTGAACGGCCCGCAGGATGTACCGACCGCCAAGCGCGAAGATTTTTCCAGGCGCCGCGACGAAGTCGTGCGCGCGCTTGAATCAATCCCCGGCGTGAAGTGTCCGCGTCCGCAAGGCGCGTTCTATGCGTTCCCCGACATTTCGGTCGCGTTCGGCAAGTCGCACAACGGCAAGCCGATCGACAACGACATCGATTTCTGCAAGGCGCTGCTGGAAGAAAAATTCGTCGCGACGGTGCCGGGCTCGGCATTCGGCGAGCCACGCAGCTTGCGCATTTCCTATACCTGCGCGCCGGAGCAACTGCAGAAGGGCCTCGCGCGCATCCAGTCGTTCTTCGCCGAGTTGGGCGATGCACGCGCGGAGCGCGCCCGCGCGGTTGGAGCTTAG
- a CDS encoding Malate dehydrogenase: MKAPVRVAVTGAAGQIGYALLFRIAAGDMLGPDQPVILHLLEITPALPALHGVVMELDDCAFPLLAGVVATDDANVAFKDVDYALLVGARPRGPGMERKDLLSANGAIFGPQGKALNAHAKRDVKVLVVGNPANTNALIAQANAPDLDPKCFTAMVRLDHNRSKAQLAAKVGAHNSDVRKVIIWGNHSSTQYPDIHHATIKGKPALSLVDQAWYEKEFIPTVQQRGAAVIKARGSSSAASAANAAIDHMRSWALGTAEGDWVSMGIPSDGSYGIKPGVIYGYPVTCKDGKYAIVQGLEINAFSRARMDATAKELHEERDSVQQLLG, encoded by the coding sequence ATGAAAGCACCCGTTCGCGTTGCAGTCACCGGCGCCGCCGGCCAGATCGGCTACGCACTGTTGTTCCGCATCGCCGCCGGCGACATGCTGGGCCCCGATCAGCCGGTGATCCTGCACCTGCTGGAAATCACGCCCGCGCTGCCGGCGCTGCATGGCGTGGTGATGGAACTCGATGACTGCGCGTTCCCGCTGTTGGCCGGCGTGGTCGCGACCGACGACGCCAACGTCGCGTTCAAGGACGTCGATTACGCGCTGCTGGTCGGCGCGCGTCCGCGCGGCCCCGGCATGGAGCGCAAGGATCTGCTGTCCGCGAACGGCGCGATCTTCGGCCCGCAGGGCAAGGCGCTGAACGCGCACGCCAAGCGCGACGTCAAGGTTCTCGTCGTCGGCAATCCGGCCAACACCAACGCGCTGATCGCGCAGGCCAACGCGCCCGACCTCGACCCGAAGTGCTTCACCGCGATGGTGCGGCTCGACCACAACCGTTCAAAGGCACAACTCGCGGCCAAGGTCGGCGCGCACAACAGCGACGTCAGGAAGGTCATCATCTGGGGCAACCATTCCTCGACGCAGTATCCCGACATCCATCACGCGACGATCAAGGGCAAGCCCGCGCTGTCGCTGGTCGATCAGGCGTGGTACGAGAAGGAATTCATCCCGACCGTGCAGCAGCGCGGCGCCGCGGTCATCAAGGCGCGCGGTTCGTCGTCGGCGGCCTCGGCCGCGAATGCCGCGATCGACCACATGCGTTCGTGGGCGCTCGGCACCGCCGAGGGCGACTGGGTGTCGATGGGCATTCCGTCCGACGGTTCCTACGGCATCAAGCCGGGCGTGATCTACGGTTATCCCGTCACCTGCAAGGACGGCAAGTACGCAATCGTGCAGGGCCTCGAGATCAACGCCTTCTCGCGCGCGCGCATGGACGCCACCGCGAAGGAATTGCACGAGGAGCGCGACAGCGTGCAGCAGCTGCTCGGCTGA
- a CDS encoding Adenylate cyclase, which produces MAQWGLWRELKRRNVLRAGVLYVGAVWALAQGISQLTPAIGLPDVATRWFLIGAIIGFPFWIAFAWFYEFTPEGFKHDTGVAADAPVRHSNARKLDFAIIGVLIVAVALLGSGYFIRRNAPATVPAVPAKSIAVLPFENLSADRNNEYFVAGMQDLILTKLADVGGLKVVARTSTAKYASHPDDLKTIGQQLGVATILEGSVQKQGNQVLINVQLIDTRTDSHIWAQSYQRTLDNVFGVEGDVAEKIAGALKTRLSPAETARLATSLSQDNTANDLFLQAEFQTNQGLVNYDTASWKTAIPLYRQAIARDPGFALAYARLSYAESGLAWFGGGGMDVRQLVDDARSDAERAVKLAPGLPAAHLAQGFSAYWSGDYATALDAFAAALALRPNDAGALTGRGYVLRRQGRFDAAIASLQQAIVLDPRNSSLAFDLGDTYMVASRYPDAERWLRRALALDPHNLNARTFLARTIVLDSGDVSRALAVDAGDDAALKLQRVTLLVYQRKYREALALLDTVPDTPDNFNINVIPKTLQQAELYRLMGDMDRARPLYAQALPKIHERIARQQGINQGAEWVNLATAEAGLGHVAQAQAAAAEAQAIIARHHDHIIGAAFVEFSAWLYAQTGRPDLAVPRLAEALATPGIGFTYSPVLLWLDPAWDQIRGDAGFQALLRQYAKYEPPVIPSPAPGTGKAGAHG; this is translated from the coding sequence ATGGCCCAATGGGGACTCTGGCGTGAGTTGAAACGGCGCAACGTGCTCCGTGCGGGCGTGCTGTACGTCGGTGCGGTGTGGGCGCTGGCGCAGGGCATCTCGCAACTGACACCGGCGATCGGATTGCCGGATGTCGCGACGCGCTGGTTCCTGATCGGGGCGATCATCGGCTTTCCGTTCTGGATCGCGTTCGCGTGGTTCTACGAATTCACGCCCGAAGGATTCAAGCACGACACCGGCGTGGCGGCGGACGCTCCCGTCCGCCATTCCAATGCGCGCAAGCTGGATTTCGCGATCATCGGCGTGCTGATCGTCGCGGTGGCGTTGCTGGGCTCAGGTTATTTCATCCGGCGCAACGCACCCGCCACGGTGCCGGCGGTCCCCGCCAAATCCATCGCGGTGCTGCCGTTCGAGAATCTTTCCGCCGACAGGAACAATGAATACTTCGTGGCCGGGATGCAGGATCTGATCCTGACGAAGCTGGCGGATGTAGGCGGTCTCAAGGTCGTCGCGCGCACTTCGACCGCGAAATACGCCAGCCACCCCGATGATCTGAAAACGATCGGCCAGCAACTCGGCGTGGCGACGATCCTCGAAGGCAGCGTGCAGAAGCAGGGCAATCAGGTGCTGATCAACGTGCAGTTGATCGACACCCGCACCGACAGCCACATCTGGGCGCAGAGCTACCAGCGCACGCTGGACAACGTGTTCGGTGTCGAGGGCGACGTGGCGGAAAAGATCGCCGGGGCATTGAAAACCCGGCTGTCGCCCGCCGAGACCGCGCGCCTGGCCACCAGCCTGAGCCAGGACAACACCGCCAACGACCTGTTCCTGCAGGCGGAATTCCAGACCAACCAGGGCCTCGTCAATTACGACACCGCCAGCTGGAAGACCGCGATCCCGCTGTACCGGCAGGCCATCGCGCGGGATCCCGGGTTCGCGCTGGCGTATGCGCGGCTGTCCTACGCGGAAAGCGGACTGGCCTGGTTCGGCGGCGGCGGCATGGACGTCCGGCAACTGGTCGACGACGCGCGCAGCGACGCCGAACGGGCCGTGAAACTTGCGCCCGGGCTGCCCGCCGCGCACCTGGCGCAGGGCTTCAGTGCCTACTGGAGCGGCGATTACGCCACCGCGCTGGACGCCTTCGCGGCGGCGCTGGCGCTGCGCCCCAACGATGCCGGGGCGCTGACGGGGCGGGGCTACGTACTTCGGCGGCAGGGCCGTTTCGACGCGGCGATCGCTTCCCTGCAACAGGCCATCGTGCTCGACCCGCGCAATTCCTCGCTGGCCTTCGATCTGGGCGACACCTACATGGTCGCCAGCCGCTACCCCGACGCCGAGCGCTGGCTGCGCCGTGCGCTGGCGCTGGACCCGCACAATCTCAACGCGAGGACCTTCCTTGCCCGAACCATCGTGCTCGACAGCGGCGACGTTTCGCGCGCGCTGGCCGTGGATGCTGGCGACGACGCTGCCCTGAAACTCCAGCGCGTGACGCTGCTGGTGTACCAGCGCAAGTATCGGGAGGCGCTCGCGCTGCTGGACACGGTGCCCGACACGCCCGACAACTTCAACATCAACGTGATCCCCAAGACGCTGCAGCAAGCCGAACTGTACCGGCTGATGGGCGACATGGACCGCGCGCGGCCGCTGTACGCGCAGGCGTTGCCGAAAATCCACGAGCGCATTGCGCGGCAGCAAGGCATCAACCAGGGGGCGGAGTGGGTCAACCTCGCGACCGCCGAAGCAGGTCTCGGACATGTCGCGCAGGCGCAGGCCGCGGCCGCCGAGGCGCAGGCCATCATCGCCCGCCATCACGACCACATCATCGGCGCAGCCTTCGTGGAATTCAGCGCATGGCTGTATGCGCAAACCGGTCGTCCCGACCTTGCGGTGCCGCGGCTGGCCGAGGCGCTTGCCACGCCCGGCATCGGTTTCACTTACTCGCCCGTGTTGCTGTGGCTGGATCCGGCGTGGGACCAGATCCGCGGTGACGCGGGCTTTCAGGCGCTGCTCAGGCAGTACGCGAAATACGAGCCTCCTGTGATCCCATCCCCCGCGCCCGGCACGGGCAAGGCAGGCGCGCATGGATGA